Part of the Primulina huaijiensis isolate GDHJ02 chromosome 15, ASM1229523v2, whole genome shotgun sequence genome is shown below.
AGAACGAAGTAAAAGAATGGAAATCCAAGAATCAGTCTCAATCCAAAGAGGGAAGAGATGAAGATCGGAAGAAATGAGAAGACCCCTCCAAATAGCCCATAACTCTGCCCGGACATTGGTCCCAACTCCAATGAACTCGCTGAAAGAAACCACCACATGCCCAGAGGAGTCACGCACAACACCACCAACAGTAGAGGCCCCAGGACTACCTCTCGAACTCCCATCAACGTTCAATTTAAAACACCCGAACGGAGGCCGTAACCAACGAACAATCGCCATTCGATGAACCCTACGCAACTGAACAAAAATCCCTATCGTTCTCGCAGCCTGCAAAACACCCCGCCAGTGCATGGGCTTAACAGTAGATGCAGCGTGAGCGAGACGTAAATAAGACAAAATCTGAGACTTAACAGTCTCCCCAGAAATGTGCAAATGTCGGTGTTTCGCATCATTCCTAGCTGTCCAAAGAAACCATAACACGATGAAAGGCAAAAACTCCTTCACGTGGCCCCTAGGAGTCCACCCCGGATGCCTCTTCCAAGCACTGCGGAAGAGTCTGAGATCACTGGTAAGGGGAATACGGACATGAAAAACAGCCCCAAAGTAATGCCATACAGACCTGGCAAGAGGGCTATCAATGAAAATGTGCGTGAATGTCTCAGGCATCTCACAACACTGACATTTAGACGCCAGCTCGAAACCACGACGCTGGAGCACATCGTCAACTGGAAGCCATTGATGCCAAAACCTCCAGAGGAAGAAAGACATAGTAGGCCTCAGCCAACTGCCCCAGCAAGGAGTGAAGATATCAGAAACTTGGTCTCTCAAGCGGACAAGCTCCCAGGCGGATTTCAACGAAAAAACACCGTCAGAACTATGCACCCAAATAGCCGAATCGTGCTCCCCCGATGCAATAGGGATCAGAGTAATAGTCTCAGCAACAGAGGGGGGAACAACTGAGCAGAGGAGGTCAAAATCCCAAGCCCCTCctgaaagaaaatgagaaacACGTACACTTCGATCCCCCCTAACCAGAACCTGACTAGACAAGGGAACATCCCCACACCAGATGTCATCCCAAAAATTAACATCTCCCAACCCAATTCTCCATCGAATGCCAGATTCAGCACGAGCCCTAATCTTAAGCAAACGAcgccaagtgggagaaatgaaCCCAGCAGATGAAACATAAGATGGATGCACCAACTGGCAGTATTTTCTCTGCATGAATTTGGCCCACAGGGAGGAACCTTGACGAAAACGAAACCATAATTTAATGGAGAAGCTTTCCACAATATCTTTGAGCCTGCGAAATCCAAGACCCCCTTCAGAGACAGGAAGACATGCACGAGACCACCTCGCCCAATGCCATTTCTTATCCAAGGATCTGGATCCCCACAGGAAACCATTGAAAACATTCTCAAGCCTCTCCATAACTGCCAGAGGTGGCTGGACTACCTGGAACATGTAAATGGGAACCGAAAGGAGGACACTCCTAAGAAGGGTCATACGGCTCCCCGGGGAAAGAGTTTTAAGCTCCCAACCCTCCAACTTCTTACTCACCATCTGCACAAGGGGATCAAAAAGAGAGCAAACTCTATTCCCACGAAACAAAGGAACTCCGAGGTATTTGATAGGAAAATAACCCTCCCCAAACCCAGTGATACGAAGGAGACGGGAACGTATACGACCAGAACACCTCAGAGGCAAAATAATGACACTCTTAACTGCATTCACCAACTGCCCCGAGCAGTTTTCATAGTGATGCAAAAAATCCATGAGACTGTTCATCTCACGAGTCCCACCATTGGCAAAAATAATGATATCATCAGCATAGGCCAGGTGGGAAAGAAGGAGATCACAACCAGATCGGTACCTAATCGCAGGATACTGACGATAAAGACGATCAAGACCACACGGAAGGTACTCAGCCCCCAGAATGAAAAGAAGTGGGGACAAAGGGTCGCCCTGCCGGAAACCCCTAGTGGATCCAAAGAATCCAGTAAGCGAACCATTGATATTAACTGAAAAATTGCAATGGGAAATGTAGGCAGATATCATCGACACTACCTGCTCTGAAAAGCCATAATGCCTTAAAACATCCAACAGAAAAGACCATTGGACCCTATCATAAGCTTTAGCCATATCCAATTTCAGAATAACATTACCACCACGGGTGGGGAGAGAAAGACTATGAGTGAGCTCTTGAGCAAGGAGGATATTATCCGAAATCACCCGCCCTGGAACAAAGCCACTCTGATTCCACGAAACAAGCCTCTCCGCCACCTCCTTCAGTCGAGAGTATAAAAGTTTGGAAATGATCTTATTAGTCACATTACACAAACTGATAGGACGAAAGTCCGACCAAGCCTGAGCACCCAGAACTTTGGGAATCAATGTGATAGTGGTGGCAGTAAACCCCTGTGGCATGGGACTACACCGAAAGAAATCCAAGACCGCATCCAAAACATCCTGATGGACAATCGCCAAGCAATGCTGAAAGAAGGCCGAAGAGAAACCATCAGGCCCCGCCACACTATCACGATGTATGGAGAAAACAATGGCCCGCACCTCCTCCAAAGATGGAGGTGCAGCAATATTGGCGTTCTCCAAATCCGAGATCACCAAGGGAAAATCAGAAAAATCAGGGCAAGAAAGCACAAAAGGATCCCCAGTAAGCAGGTTTTGAAAAAAGGCGGCCCCAGACTGCTGAATAAGCTCAGGGGAAGTAATGCAAGAACCATTATCTCAAATACGGAAAATTTTATTAGCCACCCTTTTTTTCTTGACCATATTCTGAAAGAGTTTGGTGTTCCTCTCACCATCCTCTAACCACCTACAAGCGGCTTTTTGCCGCCAAAAATCCGCCTCCATGGCGGTAACCCGAGCAAGATCCGCATTGCAATTGGACAAACTAGTCCAATGCAATTCTGAAGGATCAGCCTCGCAAACTGCCTCAGCAGTCCGGACAGCCTGCTCCGCCTCAGCAAGTTTGGCAAAAAGATCACCAAAAACACTCTTATTCCACCACTTCAGATGGCTCTTGAGACGCTTCAATTTCACAAAAAGACGGTGCATGCCGTTCAAATGACACGACAAATTCCAATTAAGCCGCACCGTCTGCAAAAAACCATGGTGCCTGAGCCACATGCTTTGAAAGCGAAAAGAACTCGGCCCACTAGCAAAGACCGGGACTGACACAAAAAGAGGACAATGATCAGAGACAGTACGAATGAGGTGCTCCACACGAATAGAATGAAAATGATCACACCAATCAACAGACACAAAAACCCGATCAAGACGCTTCCAAATGGTCTTGTTCGTCCACGTGAACGAAGACCCCTCAAAACCAGCATCCACTAACCCAGAGTCCAAAATGAAGTGATTAATTCTTCCATGGGAAGCAACCGCCCACCAGAAGAACCCAAACACTCCGACGAATTTATAACTACATTAAAGTCACCACCAACAAGCCAAGGACCCTGATCAGGCTTAACCTGAAGCAAAGAAGTCCAAAGCTGTCTGCGCTCAATGTAGTCACACTTAGCATAAACAAAGGAACAAAAGACAGTGGTCGGCAAAAAAGGTGCAGAAACCCGGAAATGAAGGAATTGAGTGTGATCAAGGAGACACTCAGCCATCACATCCTCAGAAAAGAAAACCCAGATATGACCCGATGAGTTCGATATAACTCGAGAAAAACCAAAACGACGAGTCATAAAACCAACATCGAGATCAATCATGAGTTCCAAAATAGCCAAGATCTTGACTCTTTTTTCTTTCACATGGGCATGTAGCCTTTGTTGGGACTCCGAGCTCCGGAGCCCCCTGACATTccatatgagaaaattcatggaGAATGGGCACGAGACCCGCCCTGTCGCTTTTTTCGCGACTTATGAAAAGCAGTCTCCTTCCTTTTCTTAATAGCTCCCATATCATCATCCAGAATACGACTTTCAGACCGACAACCATCACCCGAATCAGAATGTCGATCAAATTCCTTATCAGTATCTCCAGCAGATTCCAGTCGGAAGACCAACTCACTGACAGAAGGACCCTGCCTAGCAACCAATTCCTCTACCGTAGAGGAGACAACATCAGGAGACAAAGGAACAGAGGGGATGGAATGACTACTGTGATTCAAAGTGCAAGGCCCCAGAGAACCAAACACAGGCAACCCACTAGTAGACAGGACCCCAATACCATCCACACAATCTTCCAACTGTAACCTTCCATCAATAACCTCATCACTGAGGTTCACACCCTCAACAAGAACACACTCCAATGGATCCTTTCCAGAAGACCCAACACCGGCATTCTCCATATTACCACATGGAGGATCCATATCAACACAATCAAATCCAACAGAACCAGGTTCCGCATCCTGCCCCTGCGAGAGCACCTCAAAAGGATTCGAATCAAGAGGATTCTTTCGTGGAAGAACCTTCCGAACTGGCCTCTTTCTCCCTCTACGTCTGGGACCCGTGCCATTTTTCTGAAGCTGAGGCTGGGTCCCCATATTAAAATCAGGGTTAACACCCCCTGGAGGGGCCGGCTCTGTAGATGGGGGAGACTGACCAGAAGCACGATCAGCAGGCTTAGGACGAACGGGTTTGGGATTTTTTCCATGAGAATAACAAACACTGGTCGAATGACCCAGCATTTTACAATCCATGCAGTATCCGGGGATTCGCTCATAAATGACTTCAATTTCTTGAGCATGATCACCCCAACCCACCCAAATTTCTTTGACTAGCGGTTCCAACACATTGATTTCAACACAGACGCGAGCAAAGGCACCCCGAGAAGAGTCTGCAGTATGATCATCCATCTTCACCGGTTTCCCCACAATTTTAGCCAAAGCAAAGAGACTTGATTTAGAAAACAAATGAAGGGGAAGCCCCGGGAAGCGAATCCAAACAGGGGCAATGGGTGACTCCTCCTGAAGATTAAACTCTGGTGTCCACTTAGAGAAGCGGATCGACAGAGGTCCCACCTGCATAACCCCCTTAGTCCAAAAGAACGCATAGTCTTCTTCACAAGCAAGTGTAATAACAAGAAAACCTCGAGGCAAGAACTTTAAATCAAAAGATCTAACTAGTCCCAACTTAGCAAAAGCCGCAGAAATACCAGAGTTTGGAACTAGAGATCTATtacctgaaatttttccaaccAGAGCAAATTTAAAAGGTTCGGCGAGGGAGGAAATTACCTCTTCCGGGAAGAGTAAACCCGGTTTGCCATTCCGAAGAGTTGGCAAAGGCATATCATTCATTGAATGGTGCAATTCATCAAAACTTTTTTTGGCCGTCCGAGGGGACGATGGAGTGAGAATATCACGAAATGACACAGTAAGCGGAGTTGGAACACGCGTGCCTTGTTTGACCGTTTCAGCACTATTGTTGACTGCCGAGTCAACTCGCGCAACTTGAATGTTTGACTCGACCGAGTTGACTCGCGAGTCAACTGCCGGAGCACAACCGTGGGACGGTGACAGTGAGTATCGTCCAGAACCGT
Proteins encoded:
- the LOC140959457 gene encoding uncharacterized protein encodes the protein MNFLIWNVRGLRSSESQQRLHAHVKEKRVKILAILELMIDLDVGFMTRRFGFSRVISNSSGHIWVFFSEDVMAECLLDHTQFLHFRVSAPFLPTTVFCSFVYAKCDYIERRQLWTSLLQVKPDQGPWLVGGDFNVVINSSECLGSSVDAGFEGSSFTWTNKTIWKRLDRVFVSVDWCDHFHSIRVEHLIRTVSDHCPLFVSVPVFASGPSSFRFQSMWLRHHGFLQTVRLNWNLSCHLNGMHRLFVKLKRLKSHLKWWNKSVFGDLFAKLAEAEQAVRTAEAVCEADPSELHWTSLSNCNADLARVTAMEADFWRQKAACRWLEDDNGSCITSPELIQQSGAAFFQNLLTGDPFVLSCPDFSDFPLVISDLENANIAAPPSLEEVRAIVFSIHRDSVAGPDGFSSAFFQHCLAIVHQDVLDAVLDFFRCSPMPQGFTATTITLIPKVLGAQAWSDFRPISLCNVTNKIISKLLYSRLKEVAERLVSWNQSGFVPGRVISDNILLAQELTHSLSLPTRGGNVILKLDMAKAYDRVQWSFLLDVLRHYGFSEQVVSMISAYISHCNFSVNINGSLTGFFGSTRGFRQGDPLSPLLFILGAEYLPCGLDRLYRQYPAIRYRSGCDLLLSHLAYADDIIIFANGGTREMNSLMDFLHHYENCSGQLVNAVKSVIILPLRCSGRIRSRLLRITGFGEGYFPIKYLGVPLFRGNRVCSLFDPLVQMVSKKLEGWELKTLSPGSRMTLLRSVLLSVPIYMFQVVQPPLAVMERLENVFNGFLWGSRSLDKKWHWARWSRACLPVSEGGLGFRRLKDIVESFSIKLWFRFRQGSSLWAKFMQRKYCQLVHPSYVSSAGFISPTWRRLLKIRARAESGIRWRIGLGDVNFWDDIWCGDVPLSSQVLVRGDRSVRVSHFLSGGAWDFDLLCSVVPPSVAETITLIPIASGEHDSAIWVHSSDGVFSLKSAWELVRLRDQVSDIFTPCWGSWLRPTMSFFLWRFWHQWLPVDDVLQRRGFELASKCQCCEMPETFTHIFIDSPLARSVWHYFGAVFHVRIPLTSDLRLFRSAWKRHPGWTPRGHVKEFLPFIVLWFLWTARNDAKHRHLHISGETVKSQILSYLRLAHAASTVKPMHWRGVLQAARTIGIFVQLRRVHRMAIVRWLRPPFGCFKLNVDGSSRGSPGASTVGGVVRDSSGHVVVSFSEFIGVGTNVRAELWAIWRGLLISSDLHLFPLWIETDSWISILLLRSRRCCWDLEHFVTRILLLMRGRSVHLSHIYREGNSVADALAARAHTFRQYTLELGPLLCYGGCYLQASPYPPTFLFALPSVVVDLDDIYLWFLWPGSSLMSTLLCNRSLVPNSGISAAFAKLGLVRSFDLKFLPRGFLVITLACEEDYAFFWTKGVMQVGPLSIRFSKWTPEFNLQEESPIAPVWIRFPGLPLHLFSKPSLFALAKIVGKPVKMDDHTADSSRGAFARVCVEINVLEPLVKEIWVGWGDHAQEIEVIYERIPGYCMDCKMLGHSTSVCYSHGKNPKPVRPKPADRASGQSPTSTEPAPPGGVNPGFNMGTQPQLQKNGTGPGRRGRKRPVRKVLPRKNPLDSNPFEVLSHGQDSEPGSVGFDCVDMDPPCGNMENAGVKSSGKDQLECVLVEGVNLSDEVIDGGLQLDDCVDGIGVLSTSGLPVFGSLGPCTLNHSIHSIPSVPLSPDVASSTVEELVARQGPSVSELVFRLESAGDTDKEFDRHSDSGDGCRSESRILDDDMGAIKKRKETAFHKSRKKRQGGSRAHSP